One segment of Solanum lycopersicum chromosome 1, SLM_r2.1 DNA contains the following:
- the LOC101248719 gene encoding pentatricopeptide repeat-containing protein At3g49710: protein MNQQRLVESLQQFRHILKTCIAQRDLFTGKSLHTLYIKALIPPSTYFSNHFILLYSKCGLLTAARRAFEATPEPNVFSFNAILNAYAKEAQPHLAHQLFDKIPQPDIVSYNTLISAYADLGYTLPALRLFLDLKDTGLVMDGFTLSAAITAANDNVDFITQLHSLSISAGLDSYASVNNTLITYYGKNGHLDYAREVFASMGEIKDEVSWNSMIVAYGQHREGIKALALYKEMELRDLYLDMFTLASVLTALTSMEDLRGGLQFHGRLIRMGFHENPHVGSGLIDLYSKCSASISECKKVFQEIPYPDLVLWNTMISGYSQSELCEEAVACFRQMQLAGHQPDDCSFVCVISASSNLSSPSQGKQIHSLAIKSSIPSNRISVNNALIAMYSKCGSVQDARLLFDRMPEHNAVTLNSMIAGYAQHGHGTESLLLFAWMLESNIKPTNITFISVLSSCAHTGKVEEGKKYFGLMTDKFGINPEAEHYLCMIDLLGRAGKLEEAETLIETMPYNPGTIGWGSLLRACRTHGNIELATKAANHCVQLDPSNAAPYVMLAHMNACLGRWEEVASIRKEMRDKGVRKQVGCSWIEVANRVHVFVAEDSSHPMIKLVYKFWEEMSKKLKQEGYTPDLRWALMRDDGTRQEEKERSLWHHSEKLAVAFGILSTKDGEPILIIKNLRICGDCHNAIKILSGMTGREITVRDCHRFHCFKGGACSCGDYW from the coding sequence ATGAACCAACAAAGATTGGTGGAGAGCCTCCAACAATTCCGCCACATTTTGAAAACATGCATAGCCCAGAGAGACCTCTTTACCGGCAAATCTCTGCATACGCTTTACATCAAAGCACTCATTCCACCGTCTACTTACTTCTCCAACCATTTCATCCTTCTCTATTCTAAGTGTGGCCTTCTTACCGCTGCTCGCAGGGCTTTTGAAGCTACCCCTGAACCCAATGTTTTTTCCTTCAATGCTATCCTCAATGCATATGCTAAAGAAGCTCAGCCTCATCTTGCCCACCAGCTGTTTGATAAAATTCCCCAACCGGATATTGTTTCTTACAACACCCTTATATCTGCTTATGCTGATCTTGGTTACACCCTGCCTGCTCTTCGGCTCTTTCTTGATTTGAAGGACACGGGTCTTGTTATGGATGGATTTACTCTTTCAGCTGCTATCACGGCTGCTAATGACAATGTTGATTTCATTACTCAGCTTCACTCATTGTCTATATCTGCTGGGCTTGACTCTTATGCTTCTGTTAATAATACTCTCATCACGTATTATGGCAAAAATGGGCATCTTGATTATGCACGAGAGGTTTTTGCGTCAATGGGTGAGATAAAAGATGAGGTTTCTTGGAATTCAATGATTGTTGCTTATGGGCAGCATAGGGAAGGGATAAAGGCGTTGGCTTTGTATAAAGAAATGGAACTTAGGGACTTATATTTAGACATGTTTACTTTGGCAAGTGTATTGACAGCACTTACGTCCATGGAAGACTTGCGTGGTGGGCTTCAATTTCATGGTCGGTTAATCAGAATGGGTTTTCATGAAAATCCACATGTTGGCAGTGGGCTGATTGATTTGTACTCAAAATGTAGTGCTAGTATATCAGAGTGCAAAAAAGTATTTCAGGAAATACCTTATCCTGACTTGGTGCTTTGGAACACAATGATTTCTGGATATTCGCAGTCTGAATTGTGTGAAGAAGCTGTTGCTTGTTTTAGACAAATGCAGCTTGCTGGCCATCAACCTGATGATTGCAGCTTTGTTTGTGTGATTAGTGCATCTTCTAACTTGTCATCACCATCGCAAGGGAAACAGATTCACTCTTTGGCAATCAAATCCAGTATTCCATCCAATCGTATATCAGTGAACAATGCTCTCATTGCAATGTATTCTAAATGTGGAAGTGTGCAAGATGCAAGATTACTTTTTGATAGAATGCCTGAGCATAATGCTGTCACTTTAAATTCTATGATAGCAGGCTATGCTCAGCATGGGCATGGAACAGAGTCTCTGTTACTATTTGCATGGATGCTTGAAAGCAATATTAAACCTACAAACATAACATTCATCTCTGTTCTATCGTCATGTGCACACACTGGAAAAGTCGAGGAAGGGAAGAAATATTTTGGTTTAATGACTGATAAATTTGGGATAAACCCAGAGGCTGAGCACTATTTATGCATGATTGACCTTTTGGGTCGAGCAGGAAAGCTCGAGGAAGCAGAGACACTAATCGAAACAATGCCATATAATCCTGGTACAATTGGCTGGGGCTCATTACTTAGAGCATGTCGAACACATGGTAATATAGAGCTAGCAACAAAGGCAGCTAACCACTGTGTTCAGCTGGATCCATCAAATGCGGCACCATATGTCATGCTTGCGCACATGAATGCTTGTCTTGGCAGATGGGAAGAGGTAGCATCGATTAGAAAAGAAATGCGAGACAAGGGAGTGAGAAAGCAAGTGGGTTGTAGTTGGATTGAGGTGGCCAACAGGGTTCACGTCTTTGTGGCAGAAGATAGTTCTCATCCGATGATAAAGTTGGTGTATAAATTCTGGGAAGAGATGTCaaagaagttgaagcaagaaGGGTATACTCCGGATTTGAGGTGGGCTCTGATGAGAGATGATGGAACAAGGCAGGAGGAGAAAGAGAGAAGCTTATGGCATCACAGCGAAAAGCTGGCAGTTGCTTTTGGGATTTTATCGACCAAAGATGGTGAACCTATTCTTATCATAAAGAATTTGAGAATATGTGGCGACTGTCATAATGCAATTAAGATTCTATCTGGTATGACAGGAAGAGAGATTACAGTAAGGGATTGCCACAGGTTTCATTGCTTCAAGGGTGGGGCATGTTCTTGTGGGGATTACTGGTGA